A single Pseudomonas sp. HN11 DNA region contains:
- a CDS encoding PP2C family protein-serine/threonine phosphatase, producing the protein MAYLPPAGAIVNLAYSWRSAGRTAQGKSRARNEDAFLDCPQRGCWAVADGMGGHHAGNVASQKVVNSLAALSGQGGLDERIEAVRCCLKGLDRQLQPDDGLAGIMGSTVVALLLGHKRAACIWAGDSRCYLWRGQRLYQLSRDHSLQQQLMDTQQLSPGLARAHPDARALTRAIGARQPLSLEILELRPHPGDVFLLCSDGVYQGLSHRELGRAMSVGTPRQVVDQVFGDVLRGPARDDLTAVVIQP; encoded by the coding sequence ATGGCGTACCTTCCGCCTGCCGGAGCAATTGTGAACCTGGCGTACTCTTGGCGAAGCGCCGGACGCACTGCGCAAGGCAAGAGCCGAGCGCGCAACGAGGATGCGTTCCTCGATTGCCCGCAGCGGGGTTGTTGGGCAGTGGCGGATGGCATGGGTGGCCATCATGCCGGGAATGTGGCCAGTCAAAAGGTGGTTAACAGCCTTGCGGCACTGTCAGGCCAAGGGGGCCTTGATGAGCGGATCGAGGCCGTCCGCTGCTGCCTGAAAGGCCTCGACAGGCAATTACAGCCCGACGACGGCCTGGCAGGCATCATGGGCAGCACGGTGGTTGCGTTGTTGCTTGGACACAAGCGCGCGGCGTGTATCTGGGCAGGGGACAGTCGATGCTATCTCTGGCGAGGGCAGCGCCTGTACCAGTTGTCCCGTGACCACTCCCTGCAGCAGCAACTGATGGATACCCAGCAGTTGAGCCCCGGACTGGCCCGCGCTCACCCGGACGCCCGCGCTTTGACCCGGGCAATTGGTGCCCGACAGCCCCTGAGCCTCGAGATACTTGAGCTGCGCCCTCATCCTGGGGACGTATTTTTGCTGTGCAGTGACGGCGTATACCAGGGGCTCAGCCATAGGGAATTGGGGCGTGCCATGAGTGTGGGCACGCCACGGCAAGTGGTGGACCAGGTGTTTGGCGACGTGTTGCGTGGGCCCGCGCGGGATGACCTCACTGCCGTGGTGATCCAGCCATGA
- a CDS encoding serine/threonine-protein kinase translates to MKAVEGLPNLLAGRYQLERILGTGGMGVVYRARDLLHEAFGEPDCRVALKMLGETLSASTDAHVLLYSEFALTRSLLHEHVVRAFSFEVDTVHKRAFFTMEVMRGLTLDRLLPQWPLGLAWQALQPMALQLLDALAYTHRQGVLHGDVKPANIMVGEQGLRLFDFGLGHAEAQARVGLPCLSRNRLNAWTPAYAAPELIAGELPSTSTDVYGVACVLYELAEGRRPGERQCNQRLSRPRHLPRHCWPTLCSALAMDPEYRTVCVAELREALAGRRRCWSLG, encoded by the coding sequence ATGAAGGCGGTAGAAGGCCTGCCGAACCTGCTCGCGGGGCGCTATCAACTTGAGCGAATCCTTGGCACTGGAGGCATGGGGGTGGTCTATCGCGCTCGAGACCTGTTGCATGAGGCGTTCGGCGAACCCGACTGTCGTGTGGCGCTGAAGATGTTGGGCGAGACCCTTTCTGCCTCCACCGACGCCCATGTGTTGCTGTACAGCGAATTCGCCCTGACGCGCAGCCTGCTACATGAACACGTAGTCCGCGCGTTTTCTTTCGAGGTCGATACAGTCCACAAACGGGCATTCTTCACGATGGAAGTGATGCGCGGCCTGACCCTGGACCGCCTGCTCCCGCAGTGGCCGCTAGGGCTGGCGTGGCAGGCGTTGCAACCCATGGCCCTGCAGTTGCTGGATGCACTGGCTTACACCCATCGGCAAGGTGTACTGCATGGCGATGTAAAACCCGCGAACATCATGGTGGGGGAACAGGGATTGCGCTTGTTCGATTTTGGCTTGGGCCACGCAGAGGCGCAGGCAAGGGTCGGTTTACCGTGCTTGAGCCGCAATCGCCTGAATGCCTGGACGCCTGCCTATGCGGCGCCGGAACTGATCGCCGGAGAGCTTCCGTCAACCAGCACCGATGTGTACGGGGTTGCCTGTGTGCTCTATGAGCTGGCTGAAGGACGCCGTCCCGGCGAGCGCCAATGCAATCAGCGATTATCCCGGCCCAGGCACCTGCCCAGGCACTGCTGGCCTACGCTGTGTTCAGCCCTGGCGATGGATCCCGAATATCGAACCGTATGCGTGGCCGAACTGCGTGAGGCGCTTGCGGGCCGGCGTCGTTGCTGGTCTTTGGGGTAG
- a CDS encoding DUF6388 family protein has translation MSQPGDNHQRALDRFLDEHPAIATELNTLNPLAAQAKGETLAHYRAERLHEAFEAEAERQGLFAWELTLKLTSESCEVFEAQRLEVHKEVAQMAGLSWDEYCQLHDLAG, from the coding sequence TTGTCACAACCCGGTGATAACCACCAGCGCGCGCTGGACAGATTTCTTGACGAACACCCCGCCATAGCCACCGAACTCAACACCCTGAATCCGTTGGCCGCCCAAGCCAAGGGCGAAACGCTTGCGCACTACCGCGCCGAACGGCTGCATGAAGCCTTCGAAGCGGAAGCCGAACGCCAGGGCCTGTTTGCCTGGGAATTGACCCTCAAACTGACCAGCGAATCCTGCGAAGTCTTTGAAGCCCAGCGCCTCGAAGTGCACAAGGAAGTGGCGCAGATGGCAGGCCTGAGCTGGGACGAGTATTGCCAGTTGCATGACCTGGCCGGTTGA
- the tssM gene encoding type VI secretion system membrane subunit TssM has translation MNAFFKGVGTVLRKSWVWSLLLVLSSALLVWFFGPLLAVDDVRFWQGSTARLLTISGLLLLWGLAMVVVGARRNVRLNQSEYRERHQRQALINNETMQVRGRFKEALQTLKTSRRYGERSERWRNELPWYLLIGERGSGKTSLLAACGLQAPLDRAETSPAGATPHCTWYFAEEAVMVEVAGRYLDQPDRSLDSAGWMTLLGLLKSRRRTQPLNGVVVTLPVDTLLRSNEHDLEFHARHVRTRLQDIQQALHVDVPVYLVLTQADRLAGCVEFFDAQQGESTEDVLGGRLDVGTASIDIAQVHAAFEALLQRLGRELIPRLHQERNLERRGRMLDFPQQLARIGDRMCLFIETAFSAHRYQRVSGLRGFYLTCAKTGDVRPHFAERLLNRVIFAEADLAGLHAPERQRIRRRHGVLALAAAVVISAAGALWMHSYAFNHQRLAQLLELIKPQPSTAPGSDERQALLVLLDSRRAATTIFPPVTEVRWFERAGLYQGHASGPLLVEAYEEALRQQLLPYVTTLLEEQVRASLGDRELLLSNLRAYLMLSLRERRDTTWLAEHMAGQWAGDMSAQNRLNQHFAQLLQQAFLTPLNDELITQARQVLRGESLAEVVYRTLREQARNLEPYRLAEGPAFSRVEPAIPGFYTKKYLQFFEKQGLRMVNAIAQDNWVLGEAIDLNATDLRRLMLELEQRYFSEYADVWSSALGQIRLLQSDSLRHGADQIASLTSAQSALMQLLQQVRENTRLLPIQERIEAVSQQVAELGASPSSVLIRTALPDTSRRALQRRFEPLHQLLDEAQNPNDELTQVLRLLNELHLQLSSLSRESSPQQAAFKLARQRMDGQQPLLGNLRDSAARLPQPLKGWFEGIAEQSWSHLLDDAYGYVNQRYQSEVYGFYAKAIQRRYPFNAHAGSDVALGDFQAFFKPRGTLERFYDGYLRPFVSVEGSRYRLRGLEGHSLPMSRSLLDQLTKAQVIRQGFFTEDHGDWAVRFTVAPYSLDQAVSRATLRLGDQQLEYRHGPIVPMAFHWPNEAHNGRSSLVLERGAERPLGIEKDTGAWSLFRLIDLMHSEPASGRDAQIIKAELAGLRANYLLTSQRNSNPFQMTTWRTFRLPEQL, from the coding sequence ATGAACGCATTTTTCAAGGGCGTGGGCACAGTGCTGCGCAAAAGTTGGGTATGGAGCTTGCTGCTGGTGTTGTCCAGTGCGCTGTTGGTGTGGTTTTTTGGACCTTTGCTGGCGGTGGACGACGTCCGTTTCTGGCAGGGCTCTACCGCCCGTTTGTTGACCATCAGCGGTTTATTGTTGCTGTGGGGACTGGCGATGGTCGTGGTAGGCGCACGGCGAAACGTTCGGCTGAATCAGTCCGAATACCGCGAGCGTCATCAACGGCAGGCACTGATCAACAATGAAACGATGCAGGTGCGAGGGCGTTTCAAGGAGGCCCTGCAGACGCTGAAGACATCTCGTCGCTACGGCGAGCGTAGCGAGCGATGGCGCAATGAATTGCCCTGGTACCTGTTGATTGGCGAGCGGGGCAGTGGCAAGACCAGCCTGTTGGCCGCATGCGGGTTACAGGCGCCCCTTGACCGGGCTGAAACGTCGCCCGCGGGCGCGACCCCTCACTGCACCTGGTATTTTGCCGAGGAGGCCGTGATGGTCGAGGTGGCGGGTCGCTACCTGGACCAGCCTGACCGTTCGTTGGATTCGGCAGGGTGGATGACATTGCTGGGCTTGCTCAAGTCGCGGCGCAGGACACAGCCACTCAATGGGGTGGTAGTGACCTTGCCAGTCGATACGCTGTTGCGCAGTAATGAACACGACCTGGAGTTTCACGCGCGTCATGTGCGTACGCGCTTGCAGGACATCCAGCAGGCACTGCATGTGGATGTGCCGGTTTATCTGGTGTTGACTCAGGCCGACCGGTTGGCCGGATGTGTCGAATTCTTCGATGCGCAACAGGGTGAAAGCACAGAAGATGTGTTGGGCGGGCGACTGGACGTAGGCACCGCCAGCATTGATATCGCGCAAGTACACGCAGCATTCGAGGCGTTGCTGCAACGCTTGGGCCGCGAGCTGATCCCACGCTTGCATCAAGAGCGGAACCTTGAGCGTCGAGGCCGGATGCTGGATTTTCCTCAGCAACTCGCACGCATCGGCGACCGCATGTGCCTGTTTATCGAGACCGCATTTTCCGCCCATCGCTACCAGCGTGTCAGCGGGTTGCGCGGGTTCTACCTGACGTGTGCGAAGACTGGCGATGTGCGCCCACACTTTGCCGAAAGGTTGTTGAACCGAGTGATTTTTGCCGAGGCAGACCTTGCCGGGTTGCATGCCCCGGAGCGGCAACGCATACGCCGTCGCCATGGGGTGTTGGCGCTGGCCGCGGCAGTTGTCATCAGCGCCGCGGGGGCGTTATGGATGCACAGCTATGCATTCAACCACCAACGACTGGCGCAGCTGCTGGAATTGATCAAACCACAACCCTCCACCGCGCCCGGTTCGGATGAGCGCCAGGCATTGTTGGTGTTGTTGGACAGTCGCCGGGCGGCGACAACAATCTTCCCACCCGTGACAGAGGTTCGTTGGTTTGAGCGGGCCGGCTTGTACCAGGGGCACGCGAGTGGCCCGCTGTTGGTCGAAGCCTACGAAGAAGCCTTGCGTCAGCAATTGCTGCCATACGTGACCACCCTGCTCGAGGAGCAAGTGCGAGCGAGCCTGGGAGACCGCGAGCTGCTGCTGAGCAACCTGCGCGCCTACCTGATGCTCAGTTTGCGCGAGCGGCGCGATACGACGTGGTTGGCAGAGCACATGGCCGGCCAGTGGGCGGGAGATATGTCTGCGCAAAACCGCCTGAATCAACACTTTGCGCAGCTTCTCCAGCAGGCGTTCCTGACGCCGTTGAATGATGAGTTGATCACTCAGGCTCGCCAGGTATTGCGCGGTGAGTCGCTGGCGGAGGTAGTCTACCGGACGCTACGGGAGCAGGCGCGGAACCTGGAGCCTTACCGTCTGGCTGAAGGCCCTGCGTTTTCCAGGGTAGAGCCGGCCATTCCGGGTTTCTACACTAAAAAATACCTGCAGTTTTTCGAAAAGCAGGGCCTTCGGATGGTCAATGCCATTGCCCAGGATAACTGGGTACTGGGGGAAGCTATCGACCTCAATGCCACGGATTTGCGCAGGTTGATGCTGGAGTTGGAGCAACGCTATTTCAGTGAATATGCTGATGTCTGGAGCAGCGCCCTCGGGCAAATCAGGCTGTTACAGAGTGACAGTCTGCGCCACGGAGCGGATCAGATTGCCAGCCTTACCTCCGCTCAGTCGGCATTGATGCAGTTGCTGCAGCAGGTACGTGAGAACACGCGATTATTGCCGATTCAGGAACGGATTGAAGCAGTGAGCCAGCAGGTTGCCGAGTTGGGCGCTTCCCCCTCCAGCGTGCTGATCAGAACGGCGCTGCCGGATACATCCCGGCGTGCATTACAGCGCCGATTCGAGCCATTGCATCAGCTGCTCGACGAAGCGCAAAACCCAAACGACGAGCTGACGCAAGTACTGCGCTTGCTGAATGAGCTGCACCTGCAGTTGTCGTCACTGAGCCGGGAGAGCTCGCCCCAGCAGGCAGCGTTCAAGTTGGCCAGGCAACGCATGGATGGCCAGCAGCCGCTACTGGGCAATCTGCGTGATTCGGCCGCTCGTTTGCCGCAGCCGCTCAAGGGATGGTTCGAAGGTATTGCAGAGCAAAGCTGGAGCCATTTGCTCGATGACGCCTATGGATATGTGAATCAGCGTTATCAAAGTGAGGTCTATGGCTTTTATGCGAAGGCGATTCAGCGCCGGTACCCGTTCAATGCCCATGCCGGCAGTGACGTTGCCCTGGGTGATTTCCAGGCATTCTTCAAGCCGCGGGGGACCCTGGAGCGTTTTTATGACGGCTACCTGCGGCCTTTCGTCAGTGTTGAGGGCAGTCGCTACCGATTGCGTGGCCTGGAGGGACACAGCCTGCCCATGTCGCGTTCGTTGCTGGACCAACTGACCAAGGCCCAGGTCATTCGGCAAGGCTTCTTCACTGAAGACCACGGTGATTGGGCCGTCCGGTTCACGGTGGCGCCCTACAGCCTGGACCAGGCTGTCAGCCGGGCGACGCTACGGCTGGGCGATCAGCAGTTGGAATACCGTCATGGCCCGATCGTGCCGATGGCGTTCCATTGGCCGAACGAGGCGCACAATGGTCGCAGCAGCCTGGTACTGGAGCGCGGCGCGGAGCGGCCGCTGGGCATCGAAAAAGACACTGGTGCCTGGTCGTTGTTTCGGTTGATCGACCTGATGCACAGCGAGCCGGCGAGCGGAAGGGACGCGCAGATAATCAAGGCTGAACTGGCCGGCCTGCGTGCCAATTACCTGCTGACTAGCCAACGCAACTCCAACCCGTTCCAAATGACAACATGGCGTACCTTCCGCCTGCCGGAGCAATTGTGA